Sequence from the Rutidosis leptorrhynchoides isolate AG116_Rl617_1_P2 chromosome 3, CSIRO_AGI_Rlap_v1, whole genome shotgun sequence genome:
CAATTGTATGTTAGTCTTGTATAAAAGTATTGCATAATGTgtacatataattaaataatactCGGTATCAAAGTTCAAGAATTAGTAAGCCGAAAGATAGGTAGATGTGTACTATAAAATAGCTCAATTGAATGCTAGTCTTGTATAAAAGTATTGCATAATGGGTACATttcattaaatatattatttaattaataattgtaGCATGTTTTTCATCTACAAAACACGATCATAAATGGACACATTAATTGTTTGAGATAAAATTGGGTACATGCATCCATCATCTAAACTTGTATCATATCATGTTaggtaacctttattttaaaaacatgttTCCCTGATCTTGGAATTAGCATTAAATAAGTAAGTTAATAAATAAGAAAGTTAATGATAGATTTGAGGTTGTAAGCTCTGGCTTTTGTTTCAACATAAGCGTAAAAGTTTCTTGAGGCCAAACAAataagatttttttatatataaaattaattacaTACCTTATGCAAAATGTTGCAGCTTTCAATTAAAATCATAAACACACAACAAACACTCGATCAAAAGGATAAGTATTCGAAAATGATCATCCTTAATTTTTACTTTGAACTTAAACGATCAAATAATCAATACTTTCGAGCTTAACTGTATATAACTATATACAATTATCAAAAGTTAAACTTATAATCAATAATGTAAATTTGTATGGTAGACTTGATACTTATAAGTGCAGATTGCCCCAACTCGATTATACAGCTAAGAAAATATTTTGAGTCAATTTTCATAAAATTAAAAGATAATTGCATGGTAGTAATAATAACGTATGAATTTAGTATCAATTGTTTGTACACGTGGAATTTGACCATGTCTACAAATCCTCCATCTAAATATGAATATGAACtttaataatatcatcaaaatgaaTAATCATCACCCTGTTTTTCTTGTACCCATTGCCACATGGCTTTCCTATATTCACCATCAACAATAAAAATCAAAAATATTCTTTGATGGTTACATCTTATTGAGATCTCTGTATACTCTGTTCTTCAATCACTCATCACAATCCTAAAAGAATAAAAGGTGACTTTTTATATTATAAAatcctattttttattttcatttttttgtATGGATTCTTTCATGACAATCACTTTAATTGCATCCATTAACAAAATTTTATTAATTTGTGATTTGATTGTTGTGTTGTTACAAATCTGTATTTCATTGATCCCATTGCATATATGTGATAGAATTATTGTTGGAAATACTTTTTTCAATAGAGGCATGCATGTAGTAAGTACGCTTTTGTAGAATTAGTTTATGTATTAAATAATCTTGGATCTAATTTAACATAGATTAGTAAATCtccacttttaattttttttaagaaaatatATCTCGTTGTCataattgttgttgaaatggtcatGTTTCATTGCTAATAAAGGTGTGGGGTTACCTGATGTTTTAAAATTAATTGCtcatattgaatatatattaattttgattAATTTCGAGAACGAATGATGCATTTAGTTGCTTTATACTCATTTGGGTCATCTGAAATTGATGGTTGATAAGTTGAACTGTGTTCTTGATCATAAGGGCACGGGGAACGGTGTCAGATTAAATTCAGTGTCCATGTGAGCGTTCTTCGGGAACACTAAAGGTGAAAAGTGGAGGAGTTAGTGGCGGTGTTTAGAGTAAAAATGGTCCACAAATATAATTTTCAATCAATAAGAAAACGGgacaagaaaaaaattaataaaaacaaTGAAAATTCAACGTTTGTTGAATAACTTCGACATAGAACGTTGAGCTGAACGCCGTGGAATGCCATACCGGAGTGGGGGAACGCCAGTTCCTGACGTTCCCATAGCTGAACTATGAAAAGAACGGGTGGAACGTAGATCACTCTTATTGCTCCAAGTGTCTATGATTGTAGTGAACCTATAATGTGTGTTTGGTTAGTTATAGGAACTTTCATTGATTGCATAATTGCTCTTGAATAGTGTTGACTTATGTTACTAACTTCTGTAAGAATTCACAATGGGCTTGAAGGTGAAAATAATTTTGTTTGACTTTGACTCAATGGTGGTGATAAATTTACAGGTACAGAACCTCATATAAAGCTATGAATCCACAACTGAAGAAAAGTAATTCGAATCTTTCGGTTGGTCCGCAAGATCAACTAAAGTTGGTAGGTTTTAATTGCTTTGaaattcatgatttcatttacTTAAAAAGTTCGTATATTGTTACATATATGATTATGTTGGTCGCTTTAGATTAATGAGGTGCGTAAGGCAATTGAGAAACACAATGAGATAGAAAAGATCAAACAACGCCTGGGAAACGAGTATTCTACTTTTCTTTCGGATCAATCGATCTCGAGATATCTAAGGGCACGAAATTGGAATGTCAAAAAGGCAGAAAAAATGCTCGAAGAATCGTTAATATGGAGAATGAATTACAAACCTGCAGAGATTCGTTGGGTAAACTCCCGTTTCTTTTCTGTTtatttcttgttctttttgttcccTTTCGTGCTCGAGTATGCGAATCTGTTTTGCGAGCAGACTAATCTCGAGTCGACAACCTACTATGCAAGCTGTCCGGAGTCGTGCATGGTGAACCTCCGTAGCCATTAGGGGTTTTTTTGATGCTTTATAGTTTCAAACTCCTTTCTACTTATTGGGAAAGCCAGACTCGCCGCTCGGcgttttctatttatttatgtctaTATGAGTTGATTCTAACGTTTAAGCTGTGTTTTTGTTACAATTTATTTAGCGTTTTAGCATTTATTTGACGTAGGAACATGTTGCGGCTGAGGCAGAAACGGGAAAAATATATCGTTCGAGTTTTATGGACAAACAAGGGAGGAGTATACTTGTTATGAGACCTAGATGCCAGGTTGCATTTCTGACTTTTTTACCTTTTGACTTTAAAAGTcaaacatattatatatattaaacttttgCTTGAAACACTCTTTGTTATATCTTACTGCAGAACTCAAAGTCGACACGAGCACAGATAAAATACTTGGTATATTGTATGGAAAACGCGATATTTAATTTGCCACCTGATCAAGAACAAATGGTTTGGTTGATCGATTTTAATGGATTTAGTATGTCGAATATATCCATCAAGTCAACAAAAGAAACGGCTCATATCTTGCAAGATCATTACCCCGAGAGGCTTGGTCAAGCAATTCTTTATAATCCGCCCAAATTATTTGAACCGTTTTGGAAGGTATATACTTCGCGCTTATATTATTTAAAGACAAAATTACAGTCCATGTGGTTTGTGTGAAATTGCATTCTAAGTCCCTGAACTTTTTTGGTTTAGCACTCCGAGTCCTCTTGGTTTGACTTTTTTGTACGGATCATCCCTCCGGCTAATGATTGTTAGAACTTTGTTAATTTAGGTAATGTGCCAGATgtcgtgccagacatgtgaggagAATTCTAGCGATCGCTAAGATAGAAAATGAAAATTTATCCTCATGTGAGTGGCATATGACCTAACCTAACATAACAGAGAATTCTAACAATTCTTAGCCGCAGGGACGAGCCATGCAAAAAATGAAACCAAGAGGACTCGGAGTGCAAAAAAAAGGTTCAAGGACTCGGAATGCAATTTTACACAAACTACACCACCGGTGTAATTTTGTTTTATTTATATGTCAAAGTCAAACATATACTATCTTTCTGAAAATTTTATGAATCATGAGTTTAAAGTTTGACTTGAAGATTGTGTTATTGTAGGTTGTGAAGCCATTTCTAGAACCGAAAACCGCAAACAAAGTGAAATTTGTATACGCAGACGATCCAAACACAAAAAACATCATGGAAAGCTTGTTCTACATAGACAAACTCGAGTCTGCGTTTGGCGGGAAAAATATAGCAAAGTTTGACGTCAGTTTTTATGCTCATAGAATGAAAGAAGATGACGCAAAAAGATTAGCTTTCCGTAAAGTAGAAAGCGGTTCCAGCTCAGCATCAGGCCGGACCTCTACTGTCTCGGAAGCTAATCTCACAAATACGGACTCAGATTCTGATGACGAAAAAACAAAATCGCCAGAGATTAATGAGGAACAAGTATTGGCTGAGGCTCAAAAAATCGCAGCAACTGATGGAAAAGGTGACCGGTTTGAGCCATAGTAATGTTACCCGATTTTGGCTAGTTTTCTTGTTTTTTATATTTAAGACTTATGTTTATATTCTAACCAGATATCGTTTAAGAGTATTTATTTCATAACTTTTTGCCAATATTGCAGTTTGTTTTTGAATATACAAATTTAAGATCcagtttagttttttttttttgtgtgtgtgtataattgtttttattttaaattagCCCTCAGCAGGAGAAAAAGTTAAACACTATGTTAGACCTTAAAATAGAAAATGTTATGCAATAAGCCTGATATGCCTCATAGTTTAGTTTTGTACCAGTTAGTGTGTTAGGTGTTGTTTTCATAAGAAGTTGTGTTGGTGTTGGTTTGAATGTCTGTTTTTGTGGGTGCTCTTAGAGCACTGGGTGTGGTGACGCGTCAGTTCAGTGTTAgttcagtgtcttgctgatgactggaCGCTGACTGGACTGACACTGAAAACTGACACTGGTGAAAAAACAGGGTAATTGGGAAGAATGTCAGTTCAGTGTCAGTTCAGTGTCTTGGAAAGAGAaaatattgtattttattattttttaattattttataaaattaatttaattattagaaaatacaatattaacacaaaataaacttcattaataataaaaaaaagttacataattaaaaattaaactACAAAATAAAAATACAATGCATAATAAAGACGTTATTTGTAACTCGAATAGCCCAAAGATGTTCGATCAATTTCACTCTTCCCCCTCATCCTCCGCCTCCTCTTCCTCCTCCTGAGCTCGAATAGCCCAAACATGTTCGACTAAATCGCCTCGTAAACGTTCATGCACCTCCCGATCGTGTAATTCCTTCGTCCTGGCTTTATAGTTCAGTTTTGGTGTTGTGTTTTGCATGATATCCGGAAGACAAAGGGTGTGTTTTTTACCTCTTAATTGAATTGGTTTAGCAGTAAATGCTGAATCAATGAGCATTCGGCAGGTTTGTTTCTGACAACTGAATGACATATGAtgttgaatggttcaacattcagtgGTGAACTATTCAGAGTTGATACACGCTCTTAACCATTAAACACCTAatttttttgtaatatatatattcctTAAAGTATATAAGAACACTCATCAAACAACCTTATTGAAATTTTATTATGTAAAAGGTTAATAACGTAATTTTACATTAGTCATATTGTTCATTCATAATAattatcaaacatgttattgtCATGTAGAACCAAGTTTGTTCGAAAGTTTTGAATCATTAAGATTATGAACAATTAAACGCTTAATCATTATGTTTTATCAAATGCAGTACTTGGTGATTTAGATAACCATTTCAATTGCCTTATCTCAATGGCCATAGCTTGTTTTATCCGTAATGGCTTTTATTGGCTATATATAATTAGTTTGATATCACCTTTTAAGATGGTTGGAAAGGCGGCAAAACATCTATAATGAAATAATTAAATGCTGAATGATTCAAAATCGGAATGGTTTAAACACCTTTCATGAGCCAGTAAACACTCTTGAAACAAATAATCAAGAGGAGGGTTTCCTATTTCACTATCACTGATAGTGTATCCAAATGTTATGTTCTTCTTGGATTAATTAATCACTCAACCTGGAGGCTCAAATAAAGAACAGAGCTTCAAAACCGAATATTGACTTTTATTGTTTAGTCAAATGCTTATATAAATGATAAAAGAAATTGATATGACATCACATGAAAATCTAAACTGTCATTAAATGAACTATTCCTATTTATAGATCTAGCACTAACAAATTAGCTAACTACTTGTAACTAATTCGTTATTTTGTCATAACTACTTTAGATGAGTTGAAACTGCACGTGCGTCGCATACCTAAAATGATTgttagatgacactaaaatcaccaacaaaaatCTAGGATCAAGTTTTAGTGTTCTTCCTAGATTAACGAATCACTCAACCTGGAGGGCTCAATCAAAGAGCTGTTAAAATAAATGCAAATTttggtattataaaataatatggaattagtagatgtatatatgtaaaatatttagatattaatatgtataagaaaatatctagatattagaatatgagagaaaaatctagaaattgaaatgtaaaagaaaaatctagatatttgtaggttgtagaaatatctagatatttatatatccatggaaatatctagtttctagaatgttccatgaagtagtataaatatgggtggtgatttcatttgtgtaagttgtgaaaagagtgagttgagaagtagagaagaagtaagaagtgagaagagtgtgagtagagaagaaaagcttctaagtaagtaatattgtaattgtattttgtattaataaaagtgttctttgttaagtttcccggttaagccttaatttgtgtttaagttcttagtgcacttgtgttgttcttcttatatggtcggctctgccgcctaagtgatacatggtcggttataccgcctaaatgatatatggtcgacactgtcgcctaagtactattgtgcactaagaattcataatattaaaggctaatcaacgtcaaagtgttggtgtagtgagtctagtatagtctagatcctctatagtgggtgtgttgggcttgtcgaagcttccaacaagagCAGAGCTTCAAAACCAAATCTTGACTTTTATTAGTTAGTCAAATGCTTACATAAGTTAGAAAGGAAATTGATATTGCTCCAAATGAAAATCTGAACTATCATTACATGAGTTATTCAAAGATCTACCACTAACAAAGTAGCTAACTACTTGTAACTAATTTGTTATTCTGTTATAACTACTTTATATGAGTTGAAACCGCATATGAGTTGCACACCTACTTATTTAAGCTCATGACACCAAATCCATTTCTGAATTATACAACTCAACATGATCAAATATAGAATACAAAGGGTTGGCAAAGTCAGGCATAATAATTGGTTTTACCTGTCATCGGAGCTATGAGTCTTGCTATGGAGTTATGGGGTAAGGTGCGTAGATGGGTTTGATTTAGACTTACCGAGTTTTGGTTCGTGGGTTGATTGGTACTAATGGTTTGATGCAGCTCGGATTTCTGGAAGCTAAATCATGCCTATACGCAATCATCGGAGCTCTTCTGTGGATTATTTGGAGATTTCGTAACTACATTTTTCATGGCCCAAGAATGAAGAAAGAACCCTTTTTGAttcctttaattttttttttatattggatTGTTAGTAGAAGTAAATGTAATCCTAGATGGGACTCGTGGCAAATCAAGCCGTTGTAATTGTTGGCGTTGGGCCTCCTCTCTAGTGTCTTGGTGTCTTGCTAGAGGGGTGAGGCTTTTTTGTTTAATGATATTCTGcggttcccaaaaaaaaaaaaaaatttggttttaCCCGTTCAGGATCGAATTAATCCAAATCGTATGTGTTAACCATCTCATGTGACACTTTCGTCAACTAGGATCCTAGTGTTAAATTTTGGAAGGTACATGCTTCACAGTTGACTTTTAAGGTCAAACTTGTATCTGTATTGGTTTGTTTGGAAGTAATTGTTAGGGACTAAAGCGAAATATCAAGTATAAACCGCTTATAAGTCGAGTCACCATCCAACTTTCATGGGCTGACCTACTGCTAGGTTATTAATAACATAACAAGGTTTGAAAAGTCGCTAGACGGAGATAAGTCTCTCGGTAGGGACTTTGAAATGACTATTCGGTAATTCAGCCGAGTTGGACGTTAACTAACATTTACTGTTAGTAATTTAGAtatttaacacacacacacacacacacacacacacacacacatatatatatatatatatatatatatatatatatatatatatatatatatatatatatatatatatatatatatatatatatatatatagtggtaggatcaagagggaagtaaccaatcgggggaagcggggggaagcaaaaacttttttttttttttcgttttttgaaaaaactttgttcacgaacattatagatgggatgaaaatatgaacatttagtagagacactttgtgataaatgtttttattttggcggaaaaacgctcgaaaaagtaatatataacaattatcgtgtttttcgagcgtatgttgaggttttagctattggggtttagatattagggtttatagggtttagatattagggtttagaaatttagggtttagggtttagatttagagtttagatttagaatttagattgagtttttaacacgaacggtttagagtttaggatttagggtttagggtttggtgttttgggtttatggaataaatccaaaacaccaaaccctaaaccctaaaccctaaatcgggctaaattttacttcacaaaacatgaaaaaaaaaaacgtttatattctttacgaacaatattatcttgaatgttatttttgtcgatcgttttcccgcctaaataataacattcatcacgaagtgtctcttctaaatgttcatattttcgtgtgatcttgatgccggaaaaaaaaaattcaaaaaaatcgaaaaaaaaaaaaaaaatttcttccccccgattggttacttccccattgatcctgcccctatatatatatatatatatatatatatatatatatatatatatatatatatatatatatatgagagatgattctaacacacccttttttgatcctcacaaacctattttaaccttttactattctaataatactccatttttttaaattggtgtgtgaggatcaaaaaagtgtgtgtgagaatcatccccctatatatatatatatatatatatatatatatatatatatatatatatatatatatatatatatatatatatcaattaaaaATATTTCGAACATAAAGATATTAAAATTTTGACCCTTGACTTTGACCGGCCAAGACCGGTTTTGACCTGACTTTTTAGTATTGACCGACTAATTGGAGGTTTTTGGACAAAACGaaacgggctagtcaccaaacctaCTAGTCAGCCTAGACAGCCGCCGTTTACAACACTAA
This genomic interval carries:
- the LOC139898833 gene encoding uncharacterized protein, whose product is MNPQLKKSNSNLSVGPQDQLKLINEVRKAIEKHNEIEKIKQRLGNEYSTFLSDQSISRYLRARNWNVKKAEKMLEESLIWRMNYKPAEIRWEHVAAEAETGKIYRSSFMDKQGRSILVMRPRCQNSKSTRAQIKYLVYCMENAIFNLPPDQEQMVWLIDFNGFSMSNISIKSTKETAHILQDHYPERLGQAILYNPPKLFEPFWKVVKPFLEPKTANKVKFVYADDPNTKNIMESLFYIDKLESAFGGKNIAKFDVSFYAHRMKEDDAKRLAFRKVESGSSSASGRTSTVSEANLTNTDSDSDDEKTKSPEINEEQVLAEAQKIAATDGKGDRFEP